Proteins from a single region of Vulgatibacter sp.:
- the thpR gene encoding RNA 2',3'-cyclic phosphodiesterase: MRLFVAVDPSQAVADGLARLIEQGRKLAPDAKWVRPENTHLTLAFLGNVEGELAPAIAGALRTVAPAHRPIELRARGVGSFGGQRRPRVLWVGLEGESEALASLQRDVEAALVPLGHRPEERAFHPHLTLARSREGRGDPALGACLEGLKEADLGAFTVGELVLYQSHLSPHGATYTALARLPLGT, encoded by the coding sequence ATGCGCCTCTTCGTTGCAGTGGATCCCTCGCAGGCGGTGGCGGACGGGCTCGCCCGGCTGATCGAGCAGGGCCGCAAGCTGGCGCCCGACGCCAAATGGGTCCGGCCGGAGAATACGCACCTCACCCTGGCCTTCCTCGGCAACGTCGAAGGCGAACTCGCCCCTGCCATCGCCGGCGCGTTGCGCACCGTGGCGCCGGCCCACCGACCGATCGAGCTTCGGGCCAGGGGCGTGGGCAGCTTCGGCGGCCAGCGCAGGCCCCGGGTCCTCTGGGTGGGGCTCGAGGGGGAGAGCGAGGCGCTGGCCTCGCTGCAGCGCGACGTGGAGGCGGCCCTCGTGCCCCTCGGCCACCGGCCGGAGGAGCGGGCCTTCCACCCGCACCTCACCCTGGCCAGGAGCCGCGAAGGGCGCGGCGATCCGGCCCTCGGCGCCTGCCTGGAGGGGCTGAAGGAAGCCGATCTCGGCGCGTTCACCGTCGGCGAGCTGGTCCTCTACCAGAGCCACCTCTCGCCCCACGGCGCGACCTACACGGCCCTCGCCCGCCTGCCTCTCGGTACTTGA